In the Deferribacter desulfuricans SSM1 genome, AAAATGTAGAAATTTCAGCGCATATAAAGCTACAACTAAACCACCCTTCATATCGTATGTGCCAGGCCCTTTTACAACGTCACCTTCAAACAAAATTTTTTGAAATTTAGAGTCTTCAGGAAAAACTGTATCCATATGCCCCATGAGTAAAATATAATCTTTCCCACTAGAGCTATTTTCCAGCAATAAACAGTTATTTTCTAAAAATTTATACGATAGAAAATTAGCTTTTTTGCTAAAAATATTTAAACACTTTTTAATCCCTTTTTCGTTAAAACTATAACTGTTTGTCTCTACTAAGTCTGTGAGGAGTCTGAATATTTCAGACTCCTCATTTTTATAAAAATTTATAAACTGCTGTTTAATCATAGTATTTCCTAAAAGCGAACTGTTTGTCATTTTTATATGTTTCAGGATCTGCATCTGGATATTTTACAATCTCACCACTCCATGGCTTTCTCAAAATAATATTTCCATCCTCAGCAAACTCTACAACATTTGTTCTATGCAATGGTATTTTACCACCTGCTGTAGCAATATACCTTGGGATGGCATCTCCTGAGATATTTCCATACATCCCTTCTATAATATCCTGCCCAACCTGCACAGGCACTCTCATATGGGCAAATTGTGGATTTCTATAACTGCAGTTAAACACGTAATATGGTCTTACATAAGCTTCCTGTATTGTTTCGCAAAGCTTCCACATTTTTACCTTTGAGTCATTTATCCCTCTTAATAGAACTGCTTGATTTAAAACTGCTGAAACTCTCTTGGAAATCTGTTTAAATACCTCTTTGGATATAGGTGTTATTTCCTGAGCTGTATTTATCTGAGTAACAACGCGCAATGGTTTTTTATCGTTACTTTCTTCTAAAATATCTAAAAGCTCTTGATCAACCCTCTGTGGTGTTGTAACTGGTATCCTTGTCCCCAATCTTTTCATCTTTACATGATCAATTTTATCCAGCTCTTCCAATATCCATCTAATCAAAGAGTTAGGCAATACAAATGCATCACCACCAGTTACAAGTACATCTCTGATGTTTTTATTATTTTTAATATATTCTAAAGCTTCCAAATATGCTTTTTTGTTATAAATTCTGTCTTTTTTGCCAATATGAGCAATTCTTAAGCAGTGAGTGCAATACATCGCACACATATTTGTAGATTTGATCGTAACTACTCTTGGGTAAAACTGATCTATCAATCTTGCTGGAGAATGGTCAGCAGCTACAGGTGGAATCTCTACACCCACATTATCTACCATCTCTCCGGTAGGTACTGATTGGAGCAATACCGGGTCATTGATATTTCCAGGCATTATCAAACTTGCATAATATGGTGTAAGTCTCATTCTATAATGCTTTGTAACTCTCAATACATCAGTTATAGCCTTTTCAGGTAAATCAATTATTTTAGAAAGCGTTTCCACATCCTCTATGGCAAATTTTAACTGACCTGTGTAGCTGTTCCAATCTTTATCTGTCATACCAAGTGTTTCCATAATCCTTTTCTTATTTTCAACAATTTTATCCCATAATTCTATTCCACTTGGCGCTTCAATATCTTTTTTAGCAAGATATTCTTCAACCCTCTTATTTGCTTCCTCAACAATTGGAATAGCTTTTAAAACTCTACCGCCTACTGTCACACCATGCTCATCTATATTTTTATGTTTATCAGCAAGCTCTAATAACTCTTCCCTATTAAAGCCAAAAGACTCTGCGCTAATCCCATCTTTTTCATTTAACAAAAGAAGCTTTCTAAAAAGCTCTACTATTGGTGCTGTGAGTTCTTCACTTTTCGCTTTTTGATATAACTCATTAATCTCATCTCTTAAAAAGTTATAAACCTCTTTTTTTTCACCACTAAATATTTTGTCAAACAACTCTTTTGTTAAAGCATCTCCATAATCCATTACTCTACCTCCTAAAGTATAAAAATTGTATTTTCTACTAGTTTTTTACCAAACTCTATACCCTCAAGCATCTCTTCTCTTGTCGTTGCCACTGAAACAATTCTGGCCAAAAAAGTACCTGTAGTAATAATAAAATCGTTACCAATATGCTCCATCACCACATAGTCTTTTTTTAACTTCCCTTTTGCCACTTTTCTAAAAATTTCCCTTTCATCTTTAAATTGAGGGATATAACCATCAGTTACCGTATTTGTTGGGACTTTAAAATTATAAGTACCCCAATGAATCTCGTTGCAATCACGTTTTTCAATAACATTTTCAGGGAATTTCTCATATAATACTGCATGTAATTCCAATTCTGGTAGGTTTGGGCTACCTTCAGGCAAACAGTTTTCAAGTGTACAACAAAACTCCAATGTTGTTCCCTGTTTTCTTGCATTTATTTCCACAAAAAATACATTTTCATCATCGTCTACAATGTAATCACAACCAAAAATACCTCTGTAACCATATTTTCCTAAAATTCTACCTATTTTTTTTGTATAATCATAAAGTTGATCTTGAACCTTTTCTGGTAATATGGATGGGTAAGTTGAACCTGTAAACTTTGTACCATCAACTATTCTTTGATCTGCCACTCCAGCAATGTATACATCATTTTCATTTCCCACTACCCCTAAAACAGTGGGGTCGTATTTATGAGGGATATATCTCGAAATAAGATAATTGGTATCAAACCCTTTAAATTTTTCATAAAGTTCCCTTTTTGTGTAAGAAATTATACTGTTTGCACCACCTGCACTATATTCTAAAGTCACAAAGATACCATCAACCCATTTATCCCTTAGACTTTCCGTTTCATCTACCAGTTGAGTAAAGCTGTTGCAAATTTTATGCTCTACAACTGGGATTTCATTTTTCAAAAGAGTATATTGAAATATTTTATTATTAAACTTTTCAACCAAAAATGGATCTGGTCCTATTAGTTTTACTTTTTCGTGCTCTATTAAAGTCAAATAAGGAGAGCTTTCAAACATATACACATAAAGCTCTTCCTGATTTTCTAATATCTTATGTATCATATTGTGCACATACTCATTGTGGGAAACAGCAGTATAAAACTCCCTTGAAGTAATTCTTGAGCTTATCTTTCTCTTGTTAGTGGATTTCTTTTGATAAGCTTCAACTATTGGATTTATTACAATTATATTTTCATAATCGTACTGCTCAAAAACATCTGGAACAATGGCAAAAAACTCCACTTCCCTTTCAGGTTTTAATTTAGAGAGAGCTTCTGCAAAGAAAGTATTTATACCATAAGATTTTAGCTCACCCACATAAACAAAATAATACTTATCTGGATTGTAGTCAAAATTAGTAAATAATATATGCTCCATATCAACCTCTCATTGAGCTCTAAGAGCTATTTTTTGTCCTGTTTCCAGATAATGCTCTCTAATGACTTCTTCCACTAACTTTTTATTATCACTCTTTATCGAATTGATAATTTTAATATGCCTTTTTTTAATTTCGTTTGGTGTATAAATGACTCCCCAATTTTGGGAAAATAAAACATGCGATCT is a window encoding:
- a CDS encoding KamA family radical SAM protein, which encodes MDYGDALTKELFDKIFSGEKKEVYNFLRDEINELYQKAKSEELTAPIVELFRKLLLLNEKDGISAESFGFNREELLELADKHKNIDEHGVTVGGRVLKAIPIVEEANKRVEEYLAKKDIEAPSGIELWDKIVENKKRIMETLGMTDKDWNSYTGQLKFAIEDVETLSKIIDLPEKAITDVLRVTKHYRMRLTPYYASLIMPGNINDPVLLQSVPTGEMVDNVGVEIPPVAADHSPARLIDQFYPRVVTIKSTNMCAMYCTHCLRIAHIGKKDRIYNKKAYLEALEYIKNNKNIRDVLVTGGDAFVLPNSLIRWILEELDKIDHVKMKRLGTRIPVTTPQRVDQELLDILEESNDKKPLRVVTQINTAQEITPISKEVFKQISKRVSAVLNQAVLLRGINDSKVKMWKLCETIQEAYVRPYYVFNCSYRNPQFAHMRVPVQVGQDIIEGMYGNISGDAIPRYIATAGGKIPLHRTNVVEFAEDGNIILRKPWSGEIVKYPDADPETYKNDKQFAFRKYYD
- a CDS encoding ATP-grasp domain-containing protein; the protein is MEHILFTNFDYNPDKYYFVYVGELKSYGINTFFAEALSKLKPEREVEFFAIVPDVFEQYDYENIIVINPIVEAYQKKSTNKRKISSRITSREFYTAVSHNEYVHNMIHKILENQEELYVYMFESSPYLTLIEHEKVKLIGPDPFLVEKFNNKIFQYTLLKNEIPVVEHKICNSFTQLVDETESLRDKWVDGIFVTLEYSAGGANSIISYTKRELYEKFKGFDTNYLISRYIPHKYDPTVLGVVGNENDVYIAGVADQRIVDGTKFTGSTYPSILPEKVQDQLYDYTKKIGRILGKYGYRGIFGCDYIVDDDENVFFVEINARKQGTTLEFCCTLENCLPEGSPNLPELELHAVLYEKFPENVIEKRDCNEIHWGTYNFKVPTNTVTDGYIPQFKDEREIFRKVAKGKLKKDYVVMEHIGNDFIITTGTFLARIVSVATTREEMLEGIEFGKKLVENTIFIL